In a single window of the Tigriopus californicus strain San Diego chromosome 2, Tcal_SD_v2.1, whole genome shotgun sequence genome:
- the LOC131893608 gene encoding alpha-methylacyl-CoA racemase-like, with translation MALKGVKVLELAGLAPAPFCGMILSDFGADVIRVDRTDHGFNQSVTDRGKRSIQIDLKHTRGKEMLKEMCLKSDVLLEPFRAGVMEKLGLGPSVMLEDNPKLIYARLTGYGQFGAFAKKAGHDINYIALSGMLSKLGRKDEPPYAPINLLADFAGGGLTCAMGIMAALIERHKTGHGQVIDANMTEGAAYVGSWIYKSQDRFFWGKPRGENFLDSGSHFYETYATKDGKFLAVGAIEPQFYDQLLIGLGLTSDELPQFGNPDELKAKLQRVFMGKTRDEWTQIFDKLDACVTPVLEMEETSTFAHHQERQAFAPNAKGQFDPIPAPRLSNHESSYSDIVARAEPEMGADTNAILREFNFSSAEIEVLLDDKIVQQASQPDLKSKL, from the exons ATGGCCTTGAAAGGTGTGAAAGTGCTGGAACTCGCCGGCTTAGCTCCAGCTCCATTCTGCGGAATGATCCTCTCCGATTTTGGCGCCGATGTCATCCGAGTAGATCGAACGGACCATGGATTTAACCAAAGTGTTACTGACAGGGGTAAAAGATCCATTCAAATCGATTTGAAACACACGCGGGGAAAAGAAATGCTGAAAGAGATGTGCTTGAAATCTGATGTTCTGCTTGAGCCTTTTCGGGCAG GTGTGATGGAAAAGCTCGGTTTGGGTCCTTCCGTAATGCTGGAAGATAACCCAAAGTTGATTTATGCCAGATTAACGGGCTATGGACAGTTTGGAGCATTTGCCAAGAAAGCCGGACATGACATCAACTATATAGCTTTATCCG GAATGTTATCGAAACTTGGTCGAAAAGATGAACCTCCCTACGCTCCCATCAATTTGTTGGCCGATTTTGCGGGTGGAGGACTTACTTGTGCCATGGGAATTATGGCTGCCTTGATTGAGCGACACAAAACCGGCCACGGTCAAGTCATAGACGCAAACATGACTGAAGGAGCGGCCTACGTTGGTAGTTGGATTTACAAATCACAG GATCGGTTCTTTTGGGGGAAACCCCGAGGGGAAAACTTCCTGGACTCGGGTTCCCACTTCTACGAGACTTATGCCACCAAAGACGGCAAGTTCTTGGCCGTGGGAGCGATTGAGCCTCAGTTCTATGACCAACTGCTCATCGGATTGGGCTTGACTTCTGATGAGCTACCCCAATTTGGCAATCCGGACGAATTGAAAGCCAAGTTACAGAGAGTATTTATGGGCAAAACGCGGGATGAGTGGACGCAGATATTTGACAAGCTGGACGCTTGTGTCACCCCTGTCCTGGAAATGGAAGAAACATCCACATTTGCACATCATCAAGAACGCCAGGCTTTCGCTCCAAATGCGAAAGGGCAATTTGACCCA ATCCCCGCACCACGGTTGTCTAATCACGAATCGTCGTATTCGGATATCGTGGCCAGGGCAGAGCCTGAAATGGGGGCTGACACTAATGCCATTCTCCGAGAGTTCAACTTTAGCTCGGCAGAGATTGAGGTTTTGTTAGATGACAAGATTGTGCAACAAGCCTCGCAACCCGACCTGAAGTCGAAATTGTAA
- the LOC131893604 gene encoding eye-specific diacylglycerol kinase-like — translation MLSGPMGASSLVVDPDGGDAKDADEANHLTSKVPIEEERKSSPVPDEDQEDEEESDDSRHGGGHRKSDAGTSHPGFSADWSADASPRAHIFVPVTGSGRWKCVACRMVIPAGETNNLKEDELCRETFREGIRKYRENKSVDHHWVKRTNLKGKCKGCGKSFQGKLAFGSSKEVVGESCSWCKYSYHMKDQCQKDKSQDDFCCLGVHKSVIVPSTWILKVPRKGSFKSSLKNSPSKNRRRKAEASSPTAEEGLRPFCIKPIPDHKISPLLVFLNPKSGGNQGAKLMQKFQWLLNPRQVFDLTQGGPQPAIDMFRKVPNIKLLACGGDGTVGWLLSVLDKYQIDPLPAVGVLPLGTGNDLSRSLGWGGGYIDEPISKIISGLQMAEEEMMDRWQLKVTRNEYQSSDTRGKDALPLNVVNNYFSMGVDAHIALEFHEAREANPQKFSSRIRNKIYYGQAGGKDLLLRKWKDLSNDIEVICDGEDFTPKLRELRVHSVLFANIPSFGSGTHPWDPAKGTQQINDGRIEVIGLTTYQLPMLQGGLHGSCITQCRSAVIRTTKTISMQVDGEASRLNPATIELSFLNQVKMLTRRKGQGKSRITYADPDVALEITVSRILMRDYAAYHQDKDKLKDMSKPVGKIKTNSKADLSEVRDLIKKVLENNPGPNQQSFVQDWCFIDAVTAIRFFRIDRAQEGFHYLIDICDDSVVYLVLNDDEDSQLTAEEPLVIDSPIVAEAPPKPVLEEQENEIVSNHSESEKRDVFLEVNSNLPCPRNGQEPPRNTLSPKTQMPKSASPEPSPTIQQVLEKTTEGILKAARLGDLKMLRELHQEGYSLLSIDETGKTALHYGARFGNKEVVKYLIAQAPPSILDLVDNEKGQTALHKAASYKRRTISCMLVAAGASLLIKDNAELTPRQLAALAEDNELASYLESQEEFQREKAEGLVDGNSGDFETPV, via the exons ATGTTATCGGGCCCCATGGGAGCCTCCAGTCTGGTTGTTGACCCAGATGGTGGAGATGCCAAAGATG cCGATGAAGCTAATCACTTGACCTCGAAAGTTCCAATTGAAGAGGAACGGAAATCCTCGCCGGTTCCAGATGAGGACcaagaggatgaagaggaatcCGATGATTCTCGTCATGGCGGCGGGCATCGCAAATCCGATGCTGGAACGAGTCATCCCGGCTTCTCAGCGGATTGGTCGGCCGATGCCTCTCCCCGAGCTCACATTTTTGTCCCTGTCACTGGATCAG gcCGATGGAAATGTGTGGCCTGTCGGATGGTGATTCCAGCCGGGGAAACCAACAATCTCAAGGAGGACGAGCTCTGTCGAGAAACATTTCGGGAAGGGATCCGCAAATACCGAGAAAATAAATCCGTCGATCATCATTGGGTGAAGCGAACCAACTTAAAAGGCAAATGTAAAGGATGTGGCAAGTCGTTCCAAGGGAAATTGGCATTTGGTTCCTCGAAAGAGGTGGTGGGCGAGTCATGCTCGTGGTGCAAGTACTCCTATCATATGAAAGACCAATGTCAGAAAGACAAGAGCCAAGATGATTTCTGTTGCCTCGGAGTGCATAAATCCGTCATCGTGCCTTCAACGTGGATTCTCAAGGTCCCACGAAAAG GGAGCTTCAAgtcgagtttgaagaataGTCCGAGCAAGAATCGACGTCGAAAAGCCGAGGCATCCTCACCCACAGCCGAGGAAGGCTTAAGACCCTTTTGTATAAAGCCAATTCCGGATCACAAGATCAGTCCCCTGTTGGTATTTCTCAACCCCAAATCAGGCGGAAACCAGGGTGCCAAATTGATGCAAAAGTTCCAATGGCTTCTCAATCCTCGACAG GTTTTTGATCTCACCCAAGGTGGCCCCCAACCGGCCATTGACATGTTCCGGAAAGTGCCCAATATAAAGCTATTAGCTTGCGGTGGCGATGGAACCGTAGGTTGGCTCTTGTCTGTTCTCGACAAGTATCAGATCGACCCTCTTCCAGCTGTCGGTGTTTTGCCGTTAGGCACAGGCAATGATCTCAGTCGGTCTTTGG GTTGGGGAGGTGGGTATATCGATGAACCTATCTCCAAGATCATCTCTGGCCTTCAAATGGCCGAAGAGGAGATGATGGACCGTTGGCAGCTGAAAGTTACCAGAAATGAATACCAATCTTCAGACACTCGGGGCAAAGACGCCTTGCCTTTGAACGTCGTCAATAACTACTTCTCCATGGGAGTCGATGCTCACATTGCCTTGGAATTCCACGAAGCTCGCGAGGCTAATCCTCAGAAGTTCAGCTCGAGAATTCGGAACAAGATCTACTACGGCCAAGCGGGAGGAAAG GACCTTCTTTTGAGGAAGTGGAAGGATCTGTCGAACGATATCGAAGTGATCTGTGACGGTGAAGATTTCACTCCCAAGCTTCGCGAGTTGCGAGTCCATTCGGTTCTGTTCGCTAATATTCCCTCGTTTGGATCGGGAACCCACCCATGGGATCCTGCCAAAGGCACGCAGCAGATCAACGACGGCAGGATTGAGGTGATTGGACTTACCACCTATCAGCTTCCAATGCTCCAAGGTGGACTTCACGGTTCCTGCATCACTCAGTGTAGATCTGCCGTCATACGAACCACGAAAACCATCTCCATGCAAGTGGATGGGGAGGCTAGCCGCCTTAATCCTGCTACTATTGAGCTCTCCTTCCTCAATCAG GTCAAGATGCTAACCAGACGCAAAGGTCAGGGTAAATCGAGAATCACCTATGCCGATCCTGACGTTGCTCTAGAGATCACTGTTAGTCGAATACTCATGCGAGATTACGCTGCCTATCATCAAGATAAGGATAAGCTGAAAGATATGTCTAAACCAGTGGGAAAGATCAAGACCAATTCCAAGGCAGATCTGAGTGAAGTTCGGGATCTGATCAAGAAAGTTCTGGAGAACAATCCCGGCCCCAATCAACAATCCTTTGTTCAGGACTGGTGTTTCATCGATGCCGTAACTGCTATTCGATTCTTTCGGATTGATCGAGCCCAAGAAGGATTCCACTATCTAATTGATATCTGTGATGACTCCGTGGTCTATCTGGTCTTGAACGATGACGAGGACTCGCAACTGACAGCTGAGGAACCTCTAGTGATTGATTCGCCCATTGTCGCGGAAGCTCCCCCAAAACCAGTGCTTGAAGAGCAAGAGAACGAGATTGTGTCCAATCACTCAGAGTCCGAGAAACGGGACGTATTCCTCGAGGTCAATTCCAATCTGCCATGTCCACGCAATGGTCAAGAACCGCCGAGAAACACGCTGAGTCCCAAAACTCAAATGCCTAAATCGGCTTCACCTGAACCGAGTCCAACGATTCAGCAAGTCCTTGAAAAGACAACTGAAGGAATCCTAAAGGCTGCCAGACTAGGAGATCTAAAGATGCTACGCGAACTCCATCAAGAAGGATACTCACTACTCTCCATCGACGAAACTGGGAAAACCGCCCTCCATTATGGCGCCCGATTCGGAAACAAAGAAGTTGTGAAGTATCTGATTGCTCAGGCCCCACCTTCTATTTTGGATCTGGTGGATAACGAAAAAGGTCAGACGGCGCTCCACAAGGCAGCCAGCTACAAGCGGCGCACTATCTCGTGTATGCTGGTGGCAGCCGGGGCTAGTCTGCTCATCAAAGACAACGCCGAGCTGACACCACGACAACTGGCCGCATTGGCAGAAGACAATGAGTTGGCCTCCTATTTGGAGAGTCAAGAAGAATTCCAAAGAGAAAAGGCGGAAGGTCTGGTTGATGGCAACTCTGGAGACTTTGAGACTCCTGTATGA
- the LOC131893609 gene encoding uncharacterized protein LOC131893609, whose amino-acid sequence MPLKWLILSSIIGLSFAHVPGEDHHDREHHFMGPTDHGKASRGGNSPIRMSEIATRYVSPPLAPTYIHLLRHVPSQQFADFRPSQPLPISSTLSDITGQSLSSPFSPHEKSHSPFEPRFHVEREEISDEEWQQEILNSFQGSGLVPFVFDSIPAGLININFGTHNCVHMGTDINPESSAYEPSSVSWPSKDGLLYTLLLIDVDDQNKLHWLVINIPQDDLLKGDTVAKYSSPTPPLGHTHRYVMIVMSQEQYFVDLVVQRYSRNEACETHGNINLTDFQTAQGLSQPVAVNFFTVSHNIFVESILAYCGESVATRNR is encoded by the exons ATGCCGTTAAAGTGGCTAATCTTGAGCTCGATAATTGGGTTAAGTTTCGCTCATGTGCCTGGAGAGGATCATCATGATAGAGAGCACCATTTTATGGGTCCAACGGATCATGGAAAAGCATCTCGTG GGGGCAATTCACCCATAAGGATGTCGGAAATTGCTACTCGTTATGTGTCTCCGCCTCTTGCaccaacatacatacatctgTTGAG ACATGTCCCTTCCCAACAATTCGCTGATTTCCGTCCAAGTCAACCTTTGCCGATTAGCTCAACATTAAGTGATATTACTGGCCAGTCCCTTTCAAGTCCTTTCAGCCCTCATGAGAAGTCTCATTCTCCTTTTGAGCCACGATTCCAC GTTGAGCGTGAGGAGATATCTGATGAAGAATGGCAACAGGAAATACTGAATTCATTTCAAGGCAGCGGGCTCGTGCCATTTGTATTTGACAGCATTCCTGCTGGATTGATAAACATCAATTTTGGAACTCACAATTGCGTGCACATGGGTACAGATATCAATCCGGAATCGAGCGCATATGAACCCTCGTCTGTCAGTTGGCCTTCCAAAGATGGCCTTCTATATACCTTG TTGTTGATTGACGTTGACGATCAGAACAAACTGCATTGGTTGGTGATCAATATTCCCCAAGATGATCTCCTGAAAGGCGACACCGTCGCCAAATACAGCAGTCCCACTCCACCCTTGGGCCACACCCATCGATACGTCATGATAGTTATGTCACAAGAACAGTACTTTGTGGACCTTGTGGTTCAGCGATATTCGAGAAATGAAGCTTGCGAAACCCATGGGAACATTAACCTGACAGATTTCCAGACCGCACAGGGTCTGTCCCAACCAGTGGCCGTCAATTTCTTCACGGTTTCACATAACATATTTGTTGAGAGCATCTTGGCTTATTGCGGCGAGAGTGTTGCAACCAGAAACCGATAG